One part of the Polycyclovorans algicola TG408 genome encodes these proteins:
- the plsY gene encoding glycerol-3-phosphate 1-O-acyltransferase PlsY, with translation MLTLTGLWAVGVTALLAYAVGLVMGGMVMTAIKGGADLRSTGSGNVGATNALRTRGKGFAAGVLAIDVAKGVIAVWVLPPLLTADPTLRAMLGFVAGAAVTVGHCYPLIYRFKGGKGVATLAGVFAVLLPGALPLMLGGFVLVVILSGYVSLATLMASALALLHVACFGVDGLWSLPGAFVTAMVALVVWKHRSNIANLIAGREHRFDKARLLHQWLRRP, from the coding sequence GTGCTCACGCTCACCGGCTTGTGGGCCGTCGGTGTGACGGCACTGCTGGCCTACGCGGTCGGGCTGGTGATGGGCGGCATGGTGATGACGGCCATCAAAGGCGGCGCCGATCTGCGCAGCACCGGCAGTGGCAATGTGGGCGCCACCAACGCCCTGCGCACGCGCGGCAAGGGCTTTGCCGCCGGGGTGTTGGCGATTGACGTCGCCAAAGGCGTCATCGCGGTGTGGGTGTTGCCGCCGCTGTTGACCGCCGACCCGACGCTAAGGGCCATGCTCGGTTTCGTGGCGGGCGCGGCCGTGACGGTCGGGCACTGTTACCCGCTGATCTATCGCTTCAAGGGCGGCAAGGGCGTGGCGACCCTGGCCGGGGTTTTTGCCGTCCTGCTGCCGGGCGCCCTGCCATTGATGCTGGGCGGTTTCGTGCTGGTGGTGATTCTCAGCGGTTACGTCAGCTTGGCGACGCTGATGGCCAGCGCGCTGGCGCTGCTGCACGTGGCCTGCTTCGGCGTGGACGGGTTGTGGTCGCTGCCTGGCGCGTTCGTGACAGCCATGGTCGCCCTCGTGGTGTGGAAGCACCGCAGCAACATCGCCAACCTGATCGCCGGTCGCGAGCACCGCTTCGACAAGGCGCGGCTTTTGCATCAATGGTTGCGGCGCCCATGA
- a CDS encoding DUF4197 domain-containing protein — translation MTLSRPLFLVTALALMLGHSTAQAQGWRDVMRGIFGGATQNTETGTLLETEIVSALRDALAQGTTAAVNELGRPGGFWTDAARRIPPPPLVARSESALRAMGMGASVEAFHQTLNSAAEQAVPQAADILGTAVREMSLADARGILDGADDAATRYFERVAGPSLRAAFMPIVSDATARVGVTQQYRAITRQAGALFSLGGTPAALDLDTYVTDQALVGLFSMMAEEEQRIRENPAARGTEIMKRVFGSRSGN, via the coding sequence ATGACGCTGTCTCGCCCCTTGTTCCTTGTGACCGCGCTGGCCCTGATGCTGGGGCATTCCACCGCACAGGCACAGGGTTGGCGCGACGTGATGCGCGGCATCTTCGGCGGCGCCACGCAGAACACTGAAACGGGCACCCTGCTGGAGACCGAAATCGTTTCCGCCCTGCGTGACGCGCTGGCGCAGGGGACCACCGCGGCCGTCAATGAGTTGGGGCGGCCGGGCGGCTTCTGGACCGACGCCGCGCGACGGATTCCGCCGCCGCCGCTGGTGGCCCGCAGCGAATCTGCTCTGCGTGCGATGGGAATGGGGGCGTCGGTGGAGGCGTTTCACCAAACCCTGAACAGCGCTGCAGAGCAGGCGGTGCCCCAAGCCGCCGACATTCTGGGTACGGCGGTACGCGAGATGAGCCTGGCTGACGCGCGCGGCATTCTCGACGGTGCGGACGACGCCGCAACACGCTATTTCGAACGGGTCGCCGGCCCGTCGCTTCGGGCGGCATTCATGCCCATCGTCAGCGATGCGACCGCACGGGTCGGCGTCACCCAGCAGTACCGGGCCATCACCCGGCAGGCCGGGGCATTGTTCTCGCTGGGCGGCACGCCCGCCGCGCTGGACCTGGACACCTATGTCACCGACCAGGCCCTGGTGGGACTTTTTTCGATGATGGCGGAAGAAGAGCAGCGCATTCGTGAGAACCCTGCCGCGCGCGGCACCGAAATCATGAAGCGCGTGTTCGGCTCCCGGTCAGGAAACTGA
- a CDS encoding alpha/beta fold hydrolase produces MTLTVTPQAWYAEADTFDFEGHAIPYRVAGDGDDAVMLIHGFPTCSWDWAPLWTQLCERYGTVVAPDMLGFGRAPKPRGQRYDLMEQADLHVALARHHGFKRVRVLAHDYGVSVAQELLARQIDGTLPFTLAGVALLNGGLFPETHRQTRMQKLLRSPLGGLIVQLATQRSFNRGFSLVFGPNTQPTSEELDAFWSLVTVNDGHRQLHRLIRYIDDRIAHRDRWVGALQQAQCPLRLINGPEDPVSGAHMVARYRELVPQPDTVSLPGIGHYPQVEDPDGVWTALTPFFDRLAERR; encoded by the coding sequence ATGACCCTCACGGTCACACCGCAGGCGTGGTACGCCGAAGCCGACACCTTCGATTTTGAAGGGCACGCCATTCCTTACCGCGTGGCCGGCGACGGTGACGACGCGGTGATGCTGATTCATGGCTTTCCGACCTGTTCATGGGACTGGGCGCCGCTGTGGACGCAACTTTGCGAGCGCTACGGCACGGTCGTGGCCCCCGACATGCTCGGCTTTGGCCGCGCGCCGAAACCACGCGGGCAACGCTACGACCTGATGGAACAGGCCGACCTACACGTCGCCCTGGCGCGGCATCACGGCTTCAAGCGGGTGCGGGTGCTGGCCCATGACTACGGCGTCAGCGTCGCCCAGGAACTGTTGGCCCGGCAGATCGACGGCACGTTGCCATTCACGCTGGCCGGTGTTGCGCTGCTCAACGGCGGCCTGTTCCCCGAAACCCATCGCCAGACGCGCATGCAAAAACTGCTGCGCTCGCCGCTGGGCGGGCTGATCGTGCAATTGGCGACACAGCGCTCGTTCAACCGCGGCTTTTCGCTGGTGTTTGGCCCGAACACCCAACCAACGAGCGAAGAGCTGGACGCGTTTTGGTCATTGGTCACGGTCAATGACGGCCATCGCCAACTGCACCGGCTGATCCGCTACATCGATGACCGCATTGCCCATCGTGATCGCTGGGTGGGTGCCCTGCAGCAGGCGCAGTGCCCGTTACGACTGATCAACGGCCCCGAAGACCCGGTCTCGGGTGCCCACATGGTGGCGCGCTATCGCGAACTGGTGCCGCAGCCCGACACCGTCAGCCTGCCAGGTATCGGCCACTATCCGCAGGTGGAAGACCCGGACGGCGTGTGGACCGCGCTGACACCATTCTTCGACAGGCTTGCCGAGCGCCGATGA
- a CDS encoding diacylglycerol/lipid kinase family protein — translation MHQSVSSAAQQAARSGPLFVVLNGGSGRGGADERVEVLSRVFEAAGRTFEFLPVSSPDHISAVATKAVRRAKAEKGVVVAAGGDGTLNAVAQAVLGSGCPYGVLPQGTFNYFGRAHGISQDIEVAAEALLRASVEPVQVGVVNGRVFLVNGSLGLYPRLLEDREAYKQQLGRSRWVALFSGLKTLMHEHRRLDLLIENGGDKQRLRTATLFVGNNALQFERLGMDAAAEALGRGELAAVALRPIGTLPMLGLALRGVLGQLGEAENLTRFTFRRLSVKTRRPRMMKVATDGEIYRLKTPLVFEVASDPLLLLVPCEADRVAVA, via the coding sequence ATGCATCAATCGGTCAGCAGCGCGGCGCAACAGGCGGCCCGATCGGGTCCGTTGTTCGTCGTCCTTAACGGCGGCTCGGGCAGGGGCGGTGCCGACGAGCGGGTTGAAGTCTTGAGCCGCGTTTTTGAAGCCGCCGGGCGTACGTTCGAGTTTTTACCGGTGTCGTCACCCGATCACATCTCTGCGGTGGCCACCAAGGCGGTGCGGCGTGCCAAGGCCGAGAAAGGCGTGGTGGTGGCGGCCGGCGGCGACGGCACCCTTAACGCGGTCGCGCAGGCAGTCCTGGGCAGTGGTTGTCCGTATGGCGTTCTGCCGCAGGGCACTTTCAACTACTTCGGTCGCGCGCACGGCATCTCGCAGGACATCGAGGTGGCCGCCGAGGCGCTGCTGCGCGCCAGCGTCGAGCCCGTGCAGGTCGGGGTTGTCAACGGCCGGGTGTTTCTTGTCAACGGCAGCCTCGGCCTTTATCCGCGCCTGCTTGAGGACCGCGAGGCCTACAAGCAGCAGCTTGGGCGCAGCCGCTGGGTGGCACTGTTCTCGGGGCTGAAGACGTTGATGCACGAGCACCGTCGACTCGATCTGTTGATCGAAAATGGGGGCGACAAACAGAGGCTGCGCACGGCCACGCTGTTTGTGGGCAACAACGCGCTGCAGTTCGAGCGCCTGGGTATGGACGCTGCGGCCGAGGCCCTTGGGCGCGGCGAGTTGGCGGCCGTGGCGCTGCGCCCGATCGGCACGCTGCCGATGCTGGGACTGGCCTTGCGTGGGGTGCTGGGGCAACTGGGTGAGGCTGAGAACCTGACCCGTTTCACCTTTCGTCGCCTGAGCGTGAAGACCCGCCGGCCCCGGATGATGAAGGTCGCGACCGACGGTGAAATTTATCGGCTGAAGACCCCCCTGGTGTTTGAGGTGGCGTCTGATCCACTGTTGCTGCTGGTGCCGTGTGAGGCTGACCGGGTGGCAGTCGCGTGA
- a CDS encoding biotin--[acetyl-CoA-carboxylase] ligase, whose amino-acid sequence MTPIAPSDDLLWLIDRLADGAWHSGEALAAEAGISRAALSKRVALLPRFGLQVGARSGLGYQLQTPLEPLALDDLTLPPSLQGSIVRVTESTNADLLAADPAQDPQARFAEFQVAGRGRRGRVWQAPYGQQLMMSMAWSFDSWPDDLGCLPLAVGVRLAQTLQGLGATTVQVKWPNDLVVGGCKLGGILLEHRGEIGGACRVVIGLGVNLQRFADDHAPDQPWVSLDQLVATPLSRNAVAAAVSGALFTLLADYPQTGFAACRDAWQRVDASHGRAVRIVGVEPGIEGIAQGVDARGALQVMTVDGLRSVFSGEVSMRWA is encoded by the coding sequence ATGACCCCCATCGCCCCCAGCGATGATCTGCTGTGGCTGATTGATCGCCTTGCCGACGGCGCCTGGCATTCCGGCGAAGCCTTGGCCGCCGAGGCCGGCATTAGCCGTGCTGCGCTGTCAAAGCGGGTGGCGCTGCTGCCACGCTTCGGATTGCAGGTGGGCGCACGCAGCGGTCTCGGCTATCAGTTGCAGACGCCGCTCGAGCCGTTGGCGCTGGATGACTTGACGCTGCCCCCCAGCTTGCAGGGCAGCATCGTCCGCGTCACCGAATCCACCAATGCCGACCTGTTGGCCGCCGACCCTGCGCAGGACCCGCAAGCCCGTTTTGCCGAGTTTCAGGTGGCCGGGCGGGGCCGCCGCGGCCGGGTCTGGCAGGCGCCTTACGGACAACAATTGATGATGTCGATGGCGTGGTCATTCGACTCGTGGCCAGACGATCTGGGCTGTTTGCCTTTGGCCGTCGGTGTCCGCCTCGCGCAGACCTTGCAGGGTCTGGGTGCCACAACCGTGCAGGTGAAATGGCCCAACGATCTGGTCGTGGGGGGGTGCAAGCTTGGCGGCATCTTGCTGGAGCATCGGGGTGAAATCGGCGGTGCCTGCCGCGTGGTGATCGGTCTGGGTGTCAACCTGCAGCGCTTTGCCGATGACCACGCGCCTGACCAGCCGTGGGTCAGCCTCGATCAGTTGGTGGCCACACCCTTGTCGCGCAACGCGGTGGCTGCAGCTGTCAGCGGGGCCCTGTTTACCCTGTTGGCGGATTATCCACAGACCGGCTTTGCCGCCTGTCGTGACGCCTGGCAGCGCGTCGACGCCAGCCACGGTCGCGCGGTGCGTATCGTGGGTGTCGAGCCCGGCATCGAAGGCATTGCGCAGGGTGTCGACGCCCGCGGCGCGTTGCAGGTGATGACGGTGGACGGGCTGCGCAGCGTCTTCAGCGGCGAGGTGTCGATGCGATGGGCATGA
- the purD gene encoding phosphoribosylamine--glycine ligase: protein MTHTTPHPSGHTVLVVGNGGREHALAWKLAQSPDVARVLVAPGNAGTANEPGCQNVEIAASDLHGLVALAQREQVHLTVVGPEGPLAAGLVDAFRDAGLRIFGPTQAAAQLEASKSFTKDFLARHQIPTARYAVFTEIAPALVNLRERGAPIVIKADGLAAGKGVVVAMTLAEAEAAVEDMLGGSMLGEAGARVVIEDFLDGEEASFIVVADGIHYLSLATSQDHKRVFDGDAGPNTGGMGAYSPAPVVTDAIHARICREIIEPTLAGMVAEGTPFTGFLYAGLMIDGDGAAKVIEFNARLGDPETQPLLSRLRSDLLALLDAAVDHQLDHHHADWDPRAALGVVMAAEHYPATPAKGDVISGLGNVPSDVKVFHAGTVLQAGEVHTHGGRVLCVVGLGEDIRAARQRAYQGVAAISWRGAHHRSDIGWRAIARLPG from the coding sequence ATGACCCACACAACGCCCCACCCCTCCGGCCACACCGTCCTGGTGGTGGGCAATGGCGGCCGCGAACACGCACTGGCGTGGAAACTGGCCCAGTCGCCTGATGTGGCGCGCGTGCTGGTCGCGCCCGGCAATGCCGGCACAGCCAACGAGCCCGGCTGCCAAAACGTCGAGATCGCCGCCAGTGATCTGCACGGTCTGGTCGCACTGGCACAACGCGAGCAGGTTCATCTGACCGTGGTCGGGCCAGAGGGACCGTTGGCTGCGGGGCTGGTCGACGCGTTCCGCGATGCCGGCCTGAGAATTTTCGGCCCCACCCAGGCCGCTGCGCAGCTTGAGGCCAGCAAGTCGTTCACCAAGGATTTTCTCGCCCGCCATCAGATCCCCACCGCGCGGTACGCGGTCTTCACCGAGATCGCGCCGGCCCTGGTCAATCTGCGTGAACGCGGGGCGCCCATCGTCATCAAGGCCGACGGCCTGGCCGCAGGCAAAGGGGTTGTGGTGGCCATGACGTTGGCCGAGGCCGAGGCCGCAGTGGAAGACATGCTGGGCGGCAGCATGCTGGGCGAGGCCGGGGCGCGCGTGGTGATCGAAGATTTTCTCGACGGCGAAGAGGCCAGCTTCATCGTCGTCGCCGACGGCATCCACTACCTGTCGCTGGCGACCAGCCAGGACCACAAGCGCGTCTTCGATGGCGACGCCGGCCCCAACACCGGCGGCATGGGCGCCTATTCACCGGCGCCGGTGGTGACCGACGCCATACACGCCCGCATCTGCCGCGAGATCATCGAACCCACCCTCGCCGGCATGGTGGCCGAGGGCACGCCGTTCACCGGCTTTCTGTACGCCGGACTGATGATCGATGGCGACGGCGCTGCGAAGGTCATCGAGTTCAACGCCCGTCTCGGCGACCCGGAGACGCAGCCGCTGCTCAGCCGCCTGCGCAGCGACTTGCTGGCGCTTCTCGATGCGGCGGTTGATCACCAACTTGATCACCACCACGCCGACTGGGACCCCCGGGCGGCGCTTGGCGTGGTGATGGCGGCCGAGCACTATCCGGCCACCCCGGCCAAAGGCGATGTCATCAGTGGACTCGGCAATGTGCCCAGCGACGTCAAGGTGTTTCACGCCGGGACGGTGCTGCAGGCAGGCGAGGTGCACACCCATGGCGGTCGGGTGCTGTGCGTGGTCGGCCTGGGCGAGGACATCCGTGCCGCCCGGCAGCGCGCCTACCAGGGTGTTGCGGCCATCAGCTGGCGCGGCGCGCATCACCGCAGCGACATTGGCTGGCGTGCAATTGCCCGACTGCCCGGCTGA
- a CDS encoding M61 family metallopeptidase has protein sequence MSIAYTICPADPRGHWFDVALRFEAAAGATLSLPSWLRGSYRIRDFAKHVSDMSVVDAQGAPLPWRRLDKRRVQIDGTGSPVTVAYRVYAFDPSVRKAFLSTDRGFFNPSSLCYRVDAEAQSPVELTLVAPEDADCAGWRVATSLQAVAVDARGFGRFRADDYEDLIDHPVELGDFERVDFDVNGMPHALVLAGHDAVDTARVTRDLARICTVEHALFDDTTPLDRYLFLTQVTAGGYGGLEHRYSTALVCARDDLPRPNEAGLSDGYRNFLGLCSHEYFHLWNVKRLVPQAFAESDLGDEAYTRDLWHYEGVTSYYDDLFLLRAGVVEAAEYLDLIARQATRVWRTPGRHRHSLAESSFEAWTKFYQSDESTPNLTVSYYGKGAVFALGLDLRLRVLGTTLDEAMKRLWKGFGAVNRPVPEGELSRVIIALAGEVGGEAGEQALQHYFERGLYGTDDLPLAQDLAVFGVEAALRVNRGAADRGGRNTGKAESNFIGLRTKPVDGVVQVTGVVADGPAERADLAVGDRLVAINGRQVKAAKFAAQCSALVPGEPVTVHRFRDERLISSVLTPQPPASDTWAFTLVADPALEVAARRKAWLGV, from the coding sequence ATGTCGATTGCTTACACGATTTGCCCCGCCGATCCTCGCGGGCATTGGTTTGACGTTGCGCTGCGGTTCGAGGCGGCGGCGGGCGCCACGCTGAGCCTGCCCAGTTGGCTGCGTGGCAGCTATCGCATTCGCGACTTCGCCAAACACGTCAGCGACATGTCGGTGGTCGATGCGCAGGGGGCACCGTTGCCATGGCGGCGTCTCGACAAGCGCCGGGTGCAGATTGACGGCACCGGCAGCCCGGTCACCGTGGCCTATCGGGTCTATGCCTTCGATCCGTCGGTGCGCAAGGCGTTTCTCAGCACTGATCGCGGCTTTTTCAACCCCAGCTCGCTTTGCTACCGCGTTGATGCCGAGGCGCAGTCGCCGGTCGAGTTGACCCTGGTGGCCCCGGAGGATGCGGACTGCGCCGGTTGGCGGGTTGCCACGTCACTGCAGGCGGTGGCGGTTGATGCACGCGGCTTCGGCCGCTTCCGTGCAGATGACTATGAAGATCTGATCGACCACCCGGTTGAGCTCGGTGATTTTGAGCGCGTCGACTTCGACGTCAACGGCATGCCGCACGCGCTGGTGCTGGCCGGGCATGACGCCGTTGACACGGCGCGGGTGACGCGTGACTTGGCGCGCATCTGCACGGTTGAGCACGCGCTGTTTGACGATACGACGCCGCTGGATCGCTACCTTTTTCTGACCCAGGTCACCGCCGGCGGCTACGGCGGTCTGGAGCACCGCTATTCCACCGCCCTGGTGTGCGCGCGCGATGACCTTCCGCGCCCCAACGAGGCGGGCCTCAGCGACGGCTACCGCAATTTTCTGGGCCTGTGTTCGCACGAATATTTCCATCTGTGGAACGTCAAGCGGCTGGTGCCACAGGCCTTTGCCGAAAGCGACCTCGGCGACGAGGCCTACACGCGCGATCTGTGGCACTACGAAGGGGTCACCAGCTATTACGACGACCTTTTTCTGCTGCGCGCCGGGGTGGTCGAGGCTGCCGAGTATCTGGACCTGATCGCCCGCCAGGCGACCCGCGTCTGGCGCACGCCGGGCCGCCATCGCCACAGCCTTGCCGAATCGAGTTTCGAGGCGTGGACCAAGTTTTATCAGTCGGACGAATCAACCCCCAATCTCACAGTCAGCTACTACGGCAAGGGCGCGGTCTTTGCACTGGGACTCGACCTGCGCCTGCGGGTGCTCGGCACGACACTCGACGAAGCCATGAAGCGGCTGTGGAAGGGGTTTGGTGCAGTCAACCGGCCAGTGCCCGAGGGCGAATTGTCACGGGTGATCATTGCGCTGGCCGGTGAGGTCGGCGGCGAGGCTGGCGAGCAGGCGCTGCAGCACTATTTCGAGCGTGGACTGTACGGCACCGACGACCTGCCGCTGGCGCAGGATCTGGCGGTGTTCGGTGTCGAGGCGGCGTTGCGCGTCAACCGTGGCGCCGCCGATCGCGGGGGTCGCAACACTGGCAAGGCCGAGTCCAACTTCATCGGCCTGCGCACCAAGCCCGTCGATGGCGTCGTGCAGGTCACCGGCGTGGTGGCCGACGGCCCGGCCGAGCGTGCCGACCTGGCGGTGGGCGACCGCTTGGTGGCCATCAACGGCCGCCAGGTCAAGGCGGCCAAATTTGCGGCGCAATGTTCGGCGCTGGTGCCCGGCGAGCCGGTGACGGTGCATCGCTTCCGCGACGAGAGATTGATCAGTTCGGTGCTGACGCCGCAGCCGCCGGCGTCCGACACCTGGGCGTTCACGCTGGTTGCCGACCCCGCGCTCGAGGTGGCGGCGCGGCGCAAAGCCTGGCTGGGGGTCTGA
- a CDS encoding DUF6989 domain-containing protein gives MNRSVREVLLFHGGFGLLAAAVVAATPAAQFGRWVLVLAIAYNLLLPLYAVFRGEPGWIDRWLFMLGVSALQVLPDWVLVSVTQTLHFHDHGIYRIGDAVPVYFMGLWVMVLFPVTLIADHSRSARYLAAALLGGLAFTAAEWLAVPLQLWSPRNVDTFAGFALYPIPAEMALCVAALWLYRKTAHDGLLERIWAVGLAPVCYTGALMLSLLYFS, from the coding sequence ATGAACCGTTCAGTTCGAGAAGTGCTGTTGTTCCACGGCGGCTTCGGACTGCTCGCGGCCGCGGTCGTCGCCGCCACGCCCGCCGCCCAGTTCGGCCGTTGGGTCCTGGTCCTGGCCATCGCCTACAACCTGTTACTGCCGCTGTACGCCGTGTTTCGCGGCGAGCCAGGCTGGATAGACCGCTGGCTGTTCATGCTCGGCGTATCAGCGCTGCAAGTGCTGCCGGATTGGGTGCTTGTCTCGGTCACCCAGACCTTGCACTTTCATGACCACGGCATTTATCGAATCGGTGACGCGGTGCCGGTTTACTTCATGGGCCTGTGGGTCATGGTCCTGTTCCCGGTCACGTTGATCGCCGATCACAGCCGCTCGGCGCGCTACCTGGCCGCAGCGCTGCTCGGCGGTCTGGCGTTTACCGCTGCCGAGTGGCTGGCCGTTCCGTTGCAGCTCTGGTCGCCGCGCAATGTCGACACCTTCGCCGGGTTTGCGCTTTACCCAATTCCTGCTGAAATGGCGCTTTGCGTCGCCGCGCTCTGGCTGTATCGCAAGACCGCCCACGATGGCCTTCTCGAACGCATCTGGGCGGTCGGCCTTGCGCCGGTCTGCTACACCGGCGCGCTGATGCTGTCGCTGCTTTACTTCTCCTGA
- a CDS encoding type III pantothenate kinase: MTGDLLIDVGNSRVKWVLTEPGSDDAIPEGCAAAHEGDVERVVEALPNGRPARVAVSQVLGPEVGVALCAALQARYGVTPVMARVRSECAGLQIAYADPMRLGVDRWLAMLAARRRAPAEAVVIAMAGTALTLDVVDRDGHHRGGLIAPGFQTARQATLGATRFEHQAGGAELAGLGTTTEACVAAGARLACLGALDRGAALASEGARKWIAGGDAALLAIDLPGWQTLPNPVLSGLMAMLDSTD; encoded by the coding sequence ATGACCGGTGACCTGTTGATCGACGTCGGCAACTCCCGCGTCAAATGGGTGTTAACCGAGCCAGGGTCTGACGACGCCATTCCCGAAGGCTGCGCCGCGGCACACGAGGGTGATGTCGAACGTGTTGTCGAAGCGCTGCCGAACGGTCGTCCGGCGCGCGTGGCGGTGTCACAGGTGCTGGGCCCTGAGGTTGGCGTCGCGCTGTGCGCAGCCCTTCAGGCGCGCTACGGCGTGACCCCGGTCATGGCGCGAGTGCGCAGCGAGTGCGCCGGCCTGCAGATTGCCTACGCCGACCCGATGCGCCTTGGTGTCGACCGCTGGCTGGCCATGCTCGCCGCCCGCAGACGTGCGCCCGCAGAGGCGGTCGTCATCGCCATGGCCGGCACGGCACTGACCCTAGACGTGGTCGACCGCGATGGACACCACCGGGGCGGGCTGATCGCGCCCGGATTTCAGACCGCACGGCAGGCGACGCTGGGCGCGACCCGTTTTGAACATCAGGCGGGGGGTGCCGAGCTTGCCGGTCTGGGCACCACCACAGAAGCCTGCGTGGCGGCTGGGGCGCGGTTGGCGTGTCTGGGTGCCCTGGACCGCGGCGCCGCGCTGGCGTCCGAGGGCGCGCGCAAATGGATCGCCGGCGGCGATGCGGCCCTGCTTGCGATCGATCTGCCTGGCTGGCAAACCCTGCCCAATCCCGTGCTGAGCGGGCTCATGGCAATGTTGGACTCGACTGACTAA
- a CDS encoding alpha/beta hydrolase: protein MTLRANLCRRLARPTLGRIFSSPDMPLPVRRQKLGQLTRLMGVLPPGGVRIEPARVGGVPGEWLRPKSGEAGGALLYLHGGAYVVGLPATYRPLCAQIVREAQVKACVLDYRLAPEHPCPAAIDDALAAYRALLEDLPATRIVLGGDSAGGGLALALLLAIREAGLPMPGGAFLISPWVDLRCEADSFTREAARDPILGHAVIREAARHYAGDLPLDDPRLSPGLADLIGLPPLFIQSTDAELLADDSAALLARAKAAGVDVTLESWPGLWHVWQVFNGKVPEATQAVRHLAQFVAACLK from the coding sequence ATGACGCTGCGCGCCAATCTGTGCCGCAGACTCGCTCGCCCGACCTTGGGGCGAATCTTCTCGTCACCCGACATGCCCCTGCCGGTGCGCCGTCAAAAGCTCGGCCAGTTGACCCGGCTGATGGGCGTGCTGCCACCCGGCGGCGTCCGCATTGAGCCGGCCCGTGTCGGCGGCGTGCCCGGTGAGTGGCTGCGCCCCAAGTCGGGCGAGGCCGGCGGCGCACTGCTGTACCTGCACGGCGGCGCCTACGTGGTCGGCTTGCCTGCCACTTACCGGCCGCTGTGCGCGCAGATTGTCCGCGAGGCGCAGGTCAAGGCCTGCGTGCTCGACTATCGGCTGGCCCCCGAGCACCCCTGCCCGGCCGCCATTGACGACGCGCTGGCGGCCTACCGCGCATTGCTTGAAGACTTGCCCGCCACCCGCATCGTGCTGGGGGGCGACTCGGCTGGCGGCGGGCTGGCGCTCGCATTGCTGCTGGCGATCCGCGAGGCCGGCTTGCCGATGCCGGGCGGCGCCTTCCTGATTTCGCCATGGGTCGATCTGCGCTGCGAGGCCGACAGCTTCACCCGCGAGGCGGCCCGCGATCCGATTCTGGGTCATGCGGTGATCCGCGAGGCCGCGCGGCACTACGCCGGAGACTTGCCGCTGGACGACCCGCGCCTGTCGCCGGGGCTCGCCGACCTGATCGGCCTGCCGCCGCTGTTCATCCAATCGACCGACGCCGAGCTGCTGGCCGACGACAGCGCGGCCCTGCTGGCACGCGCCAAGGCGGCTGGCGTCGACGTAACGCTCGAGAGTTGGCCAGGCCTCTGGCACGTTTGGCAGGTGTTCAACGGCAAGGTGCCTGAAGCCACACAAGCGGTGCGCCACCTCGCCCAGTTCGTCGCGGCCTGTCTGAAATGA
- a CDS encoding TIGR04211 family SH3 domain-containing protein produces MPLISRCVAVAVLMLSVVSGATAENRFVSDVINLSIRERPANDAGVIGQVSSGESVEVLEALGPESFTRIRDANGREGWVTSRYLTTEPAARVQLAKAEAELAESNRALTDLQRDFDAAQSRLADAASALELADENEQLKSVIAELQDNEARLIAEGEADRERRALMLTGAGLVGGGVVLGLLLPALGRRKRRYGEL; encoded by the coding sequence ATGCCCCTGATCTCCCGATGTGTTGCCGTTGCCGTGTTGATGTTGTCCGTTGTGTCGGGCGCCACGGCCGAAAATCGTTTTGTTTCAGATGTGATCAACCTGTCGATTCGCGAGCGCCCGGCCAACGATGCCGGCGTGATTGGCCAGGTTTCCAGTGGCGAGTCGGTTGAGGTGCTGGAAGCCCTCGGGCCGGAGAGCTTCACCCGCATTCGTGATGCCAATGGCCGGGAAGGCTGGGTGACCTCGCGCTATCTCACCACCGAGCCCGCCGCCCGTGTCCAACTGGCCAAGGCCGAGGCCGAGCTGGCGGAGTCGAATCGCGCCCTCACCGACTTGCAGCGCGACTTTGATGCGGCGCAATCGCGCCTCGCCGATGCCGCCTCGGCGCTGGAGCTGGCCGATGAAAACGAGCAACTGAAAAGCGTAATCGCCGAGCTACAAGACAACGAAGCACGGTTGATCGCCGAGGGCGAGGCCGACCGCGAGCGTCGCGCGCTGATGCTCACCGGTGCCGGCCTGGTCGGCGGCGGGGTGGTGCTGGGGCTGTTGTTGCCGGCTTTGGGTCGCCGCAAGCGGCGTTACGGCGAACTCTGA